In one Calonectris borealis chromosome 23, bCalBor7.hap1.2, whole genome shotgun sequence genomic region, the following are encoded:
- the TAS1R3 gene encoding taste receptor type 1 member 3 — protein sequence MVPDLLLCLSFGYAAALKPTCLSAQFRRPGDYIIGGLFPFGMDTVNLTARSEPTLVVCERLFVDGLIWALGMKFAIDQINNSTSLLPGVKLGYDMYDTCFEPVVALQPSLLFLTRNGTTGIGVLCNYSDYQPRVIAVIGPHKSDLCLATAKLFSFLLIPQVSYGASSEKLSNTEMYPSFYRTVPSDKNLAEAVVLLLNKFGWNWIATVGSDDEYGRGAQELFLSIAGNHSICIAFEGLIPTDFADPKAKNQLEDTVKLINKTKVNIIVLFAFSQPAQALLEHSISMGLSEKVWIGTEAWMLSDTATSIPNIQSIGTVLGFVMKAGTVPGFRKYVADLFTSVRQDKFCQESREFNHLMNSDTLDTHCKQCDPISLHDVSSALSHSQIQPVYVAVYSVAYALHRALGCTHQACPKASIRSWQLLHFMNTLPFKVNGQSFRFDQSHGTNTGYKLIFWSWKNGTLTYLPVGDYEESLYINKSQIQFHTADQKEPTSECFRHCKPGQFRQIKGFHLCCYDCTDCPENTFWSSKDSSTCAPCPEHQWSPVRSTQCYDRSERYLFWNEPLTIALLTLMSITISLTCLTAALFLKNLETPLVQASGGKLNLFALFTLMLLCLSCCLYIGKPSNNLCMTQQIVYALCLNGCFSTFFIKSLEITLVTEFPRCAPTFLHWVTQRRAWLLVALCLLTECLFCSCYLHLGPDYLVSDYTSLPTEVLLVCNTKSWFAFGLMHGYNGCLAFVCFLCTFMVQTSGKKYNIARGITFAILIYFIIWIFFIAIFATLKTVLRSVTQIGTILTTSLGILGTYYIPKCYIILLKPDLNTVDYFQNSIKEEPEEDSQ from the exons ATGGTCCCTGACCTGCTGCTGTGCTTGAGCTTTGGTTATGCAGCAGCCCTCAAACCCACATGCCTATCAGCTCAGTTTAGAAGGCCCGGTGATTATATCATAGGAGGCTTGTTCCCTTTTGGAATGGACACCGTAAACCTGACGGCACGATCGGAGCCCACCTTAGTTGTGTGTGAAAG GTTATTTGTAGATGGGCTAATATGGGCTCTTGGGATGAAGTTTGCTATCGATCAGATCAACAACTCCACTTCACTTCTCCCGGGAGTAAAGCTGGGCTATGACATGTATGACACCTGCTTTGAGCCAGTGGTGGCCCTACAGCCCAGCTTGCTATTTCTGACCCGAAATGGCACAACGGGCATTGGAGTACTGTGCAACTACAGCGACTACCAGCCTCGTGTGATTGCTGTGATTGGCCCACATAAGTCAGATCTCTGCCTTGCAACAGCCAAACTATTCAGCTTCCTCTTGATCCCACAG GTCAGCTATGGAGCTAGCAGTGAGAAGCTCAGCAACACGGAGATGTACCCATCCTTCTACCGTACTGTTCCCAGTGATAAGAACTTGGCGGAAGCTGTGGTCCTGCTACTGAACAAGTTTGGATGGAACTGGATTGCCACCGTTGGAAGCGATGATGAATATGGCCGAGGAGCCCAGGAGCTCTTCTTAAGCATAGCTGGAAATCACAGCATCTGCATTGCATTCGAGGGGCTAATTCCTACAGACTTTGCAGACCCCAAAGCCAAAAACCAGCTGGAAGATACCGTTAAGTTAATTAACAAGACCAAAGTCAACATCATTGTCCTTTTCGCCTTTAGTCAGCCAGCCCAGGCCCTGCTGGAACACAGCATCAGCATGGGACTGAGTGAGAAAGTCTGGATTGGCACTGAAGCCTGGATGTTGTCCGACACAGCTACCTCCATCCCAAATATCCAGAGCATTGGGACAGTCTTAGGCTTTGTCATGAAAGCAGGCACAGTCCCTGGCTTCCGGAAATATGTTGCTGACCTCTTTACCTCTGTTCGGCAGGATAAGTTTTGCCAGGAGTCTAGAGAATTCAACCACCTCATGAACTCTGACACACTGGACACACATTGCAAACAGTGTGACCCCATCTCGCTGCATGACGTCTCGTCCGCGCTAAGCCACTCACAAATACAACCAGTGTACGTCGCAGTCTACAGTGTGGCTTATGCACTGCACAGAGCGCTGGGGTGCACCCACCAAGCCTGTCCCAAAGCATCCATCAGATCTTGGCAG CTGCTGCACTTCATGAATACCCTCCCGTTCAAGGTGAATGGCCAGAGTTTCAGGTTTGATCAATCCCATGGCACAAACACTGGCTACAAGCTTATATTCTGGTCCTGGAAAAACGGCACCCTTACTTATCTGCCTGTTGGCGACTATGAAGAGTCCTTGTACATCAATAAGTCCCAGATTCAGTTTCACACTGCAGATCAAAAG GAGCCTACATCAGAGTGCTTCAGACATTGTAAACCAGGACAATTCAGACAAATAAAAGGATTCCACCTCTGCTGCTATGACTGTACAGATTGTCCAGAAAACACCTTCTGGAGCTCTAAAG ACAGCTCCACCTGCGCTCCCTGCCCAGAGCACCAGTGGTCCCCTGTCCGGAGCACGCAATGTTATGACCGCAGCGAGAGATACCTCTTTTGGAATGAGCCGCTCACCATTGCCTTGCTAACGTTGATGTCCATCACCATCTCCCTGACTTGTCTGACAGCAGCGCTCTTTTTAAAGAACCTTGAGACTCCCCTTGTGCAGGCTTCCGGAGGCAAACTGAACCTCTTTGCCCTGTTCACACTCATGCTGCTGTGCCTCAGCTGCTGTCTCTATATAGGGAAGCCCAGTAACAACCTTTGTATGACCCAGCAGATAGTCTATGCCCTGTGCCTCAACGGGTGTTTCTCCACCTTCTTCATCAAGTCCCTCGAGATCACCCTGGTGACAGAGTTCCCTCGCTGTGCCCCCACCTTCTTGCACTGGGTGACCCAGAGGAGGGCCTGGCTCCTCGTCGCCTTGTGCCTCCTCACCGAGTGCCTGTTCTGCTCCTGCTACCTTCACCTGGGCCCTGACTATCTGGTGTCTGATTACACGTCGCTGCCCACGGAAGTTCTGCTCGTGTGTAACACAAAGTCCTGGTTTGCCTTTGGCCTGATGCATGGCTACAACGGCTGCTTAGCCTTTGTCTGCTTCCTGTGCACGTTCATGGTACAGACTTCTGGTAAGAAATACAATATTGCCAGGGGGATCACATTTGCCATCCTAATCTATTTCATCATCTGGATCTTCTTCATTGCTATTTTTGCCACGCTGAAGACAGTCCTCAGGTCTGTTACTCAGATTGGTACCATTCTGACAACCAGTCTGGGTATCTTGGGGACCTACTATATCCCTAAATGCTACATCATCTTGCTTAAGCCTGATCTGAACACCGTGGATTATTTCCAGAATTCCATCAAAGAGGAGCCAGAGGAGGACTCTCAATAA
- the CPTP gene encoding ceramide-1-phosphate transfer protein, giving the protein MAGAQGAFSLREVLAAFQTCVTERREVLLGPYLCGWRGLIRFLHSLGAIFSFVSKDAVAKVQIMENYCRGEQREEYVSLQSMVAYELANGLVDVEKRSGRPDSGCRTVLRLHRALRWLQLFLEGLRTGREDSRTSVICTDSYNASLATYHPWVVRKAATVAFCALPPRNAFLEIMNVGTPEEAVAMLGEALPYICDVYGITQELFAQHKLLDLP; this is encoded by the exons atGGCGGGCGCGCAGGGCGCGTTCAGCCTGCGGGAGGTCCTCGCCGCCTTCCAGACGTGCGTGACGGAGCGGCGGGAGGTGCTGCTGGGCCCCTACCTCTGCGGCTGGCGGGGGCTCATCCG GTTCCTCCACAGCCTGGGCGCCATCTTCTCTTTCGTCTCCAAGGACGCGGTGGCCAAGGTACAGATCATGGAGAACTACTGCCGCGGCGAGCAGCGGGAGGAGTACGTGTCGCTGCAGTCCATGGTGGCGTACGAGCTCGCCAACGGGCTGGTGGACGTCGAGAAGCGGTCCGGCCGCCCCGACTCCGGCTGCCGCACCGTGCTGCGCCTGCACCGGGCCCTGCGCTGGCtgcagctcttcctggaggggcTGAGAACCGGCCGGGAAGACTCCCGGACGTCCGTCATCTGCACCGACTCCTACAACGCTTCTCTGGCTACCTACCACCCCTGGGTCGTTCGCAAGGCTGCCACGGTGGCCTTCTGCGCGCTGCCGCCCCGAAACGCCTTCCTTGAAATCATGAACGTGGGCACGCCTGAGGAAGCCGTCGCTATGCTGGGTGAGGCCTTACCCTATATCTGCGATGTCTACGGCATCACCCAGGAGCTCTTTGCCCAGCATAAGCTGCTTGACCTTCCTTGA
- the INTS11 gene encoding integrator complex subunit 11 — MPEIKVTPLGAGQDVGRSCILVSIAGKNVMLDCGMHMGYNDDRRFPDFSYITQNGRLTDFLDCVIISHFHLDHCGALPYFSEMVGYDGPIYMTHPTKAICPILLEDYRKITVDKKGETNFFTSQMIKDCMKKVVAVHLHQTVQVDEELEIKAYYAGHVLGAAMFQIKVGCESVVYTGDYNMTPDRHLGAAWIDKCRPDLLISESTYATTIRDSKRCRERDFLKKVHETVERGGKVLIPVFALGRAQELCILLETFWERMNLKAPIYFSTGLTEKANHYYKLFITWTNQKIRKTFVQRNMFEFKHIKAFDRAFADNPGPMVVFATPGMLHAGQSLQIFRKWAGNEKNMVIMPGYCVQGTVGHKILSGQRKLEMEGRQILEVKMQVEYMSFSAHADAKGIMQLIRQAEPRNVLLVHGEAKKMEFLKQKIEQEFHVSCYMPANGETTTIFTNPSIPVDISLGLLKRETAIGLLPDVKKPKLMHGTLIMKDNSFRLVSPEQALKELGLAEHQLRFTCRVHIQDPRKEHETVLRVYNHLKGILKDYSVQHLPDGSITVESILIQATAHSEDQGTKVLLVSWTYQDEELGSYLTSLLKKGLPQSTS; from the exons ATGCCTGAAATAAAAGTCACTCCCTTGG GAGCTGGCCAGGATGTGGGGCGCAGCTGTATCCTTGTGTCTATTGCTGGGAAAAATGTAATGCTTGACTGCGGGATGCACATGGGCTACAATGACGAT AGACGCTTTCCTGACTTTTCTTATATCACTCAGAATGGAAGGCTGACTGACTTTCTGGACTGCGTGATCATCAG CCACTTTCATTTGGACCATTGTGGAGCTTTACCGTATTTCAGTGAAATGGTCGGTTATGATGGGCCCATTTACATGACGCATCCTACCAAGGCCATTTGTCCCATCCTCCTGGAGGACTACAGGAAAATAACTGTAGATAAGAAAGGGGAAACCAACTTCTTCACTTCCCAAATGATTAAAGACTGTATGAAAAAAGTGGTTGCTGTGCATCTTCACCAGACAGTTCAG GTGGATGAGGAGCTGGAGATCAAGGCATACTACGCAGGCCATGTGCTAGGAGCAGCCATGTTCCAGATTAAGGTTGGATGCGAGTCAGTTGTGTACACT GGTGATTATAACATGACACCAGACAGACATTTAGG TGCTGCCTGGATTGACAAGTGTCGCCCAGATTTATTAATAAGTGAATCCACCTATGCCACAACTATCAGAGATTCAAAACGCTGCAGAGAAAGAGACTTCTTGAAGAAAGTTCATGAGACTGTAGAAAGAGGAGGGAAG GTTCTTATCCCAGTTTTTGCCCTTGGACGTGCCCAGGAACTTTGCATTTTATTGGAAACTTTCTG GGAAAGAATGAACTTGAAGGCTCCAATTTATTTTTCCACGGGACTGACGGAGAAGGCCAATCATTACTACAAGCTTTTCATCACCTGGACTAATCAGAAAATTCGGAAAACATTTGTGCAGAGGAACATGTTTGAATTCAAACACATCAAAGCATTTGATCGGGCCTTTGCAGACAATCCGGGGCCTATG GTTGTGTTTGCAACCCCCGGTATGCTTCATGCAGGGCAGTCCCTTCAGATCTTCAGGAAATGGGCAGGGAATGAAAAGAATATG GTCATCATGCCAGGCTACTGTGTGCAGGGAACTGTGGGCCATAAGATTCTGAGTGGACAGCGCAAGCTGGAAATGGAAGGAAGACAAATA CTGGAGGTAAAGATGCAGGTGGAGTACATGTCTTTCAGTGCCCATGCGGATGCCAAGGGAATAATGCAGCTGATTCGCCAGGCTGAGCCACGAAATGTTCTTCTGGTCCACGGtgaagcaaagaaaatggagTTTCTGAAGCAGAAAATAGAACAGGAATTTC ACGTCAGCTGTTACATGCCTGCAAATGGAGAGACCACAACCATATTCACCAATCCCAGCATTCCCGTGGACATATCCCTGGGACTCTTGAAGAGAGAAACAGCAATAG GTCTCTTACCGGATGTCAAGAAGCCAAAACTAATGCATGGCACATTAATTATGAAGGATAAT agcttcCGGCTGGTTTCGCCCGAGCAAGCTTTGAAGGAGCTGGGCCTTGCAGAACATCAGTTGCGTTTCACCTGCCGTGTTCACATTCAGGATCCGCGGAAAGAACACGAGACAGTGCTTCGTGTATATAACCATCTCAAAGG GATCCTGAAAGATTATTCAGTGCAGCATCTCCCTGATGGTTCTATAACAGTAGAGTCCATTCTTATCCAAGCCACAGCACACTCAGAAGATCAAGGAACCAAAGTTCTGCTCGTATCCTGGACTTACCAG GATGAAGAACTGGGCAGCTATCTCACATCCCTCCTGAAAAAAGGGCTGCCGCAGAGTACATCGTGA
- the LOC142092386 gene encoding lysophosphatidic acid receptor 6-like, which yields MADTSWTEGVSNETVAKASSEFSLEADFQYSLFTVIYSIVFVLGLIENVLALYLLSCKVKHTSHSYVYMINLALVDTLFVCVLPFKIHYHLNQNNWIFGDVACRITGTLYYINIYLSIAFFTCICVDRYIAVLHPFTYIQIKVLHYVMVVTVLWVVALSVMVPLILGGPLHNSGVRNTTACFENFATSSWTYRMAPYNILALVFGFVIPFSIILISYPLIAKRISQIKHSIRKRKALRTIYIILVICTLCFLPYHLTHLLHFLMRIQVIQNESFTNLIYKMRRVTLALVSFNCCLNPLLYYFTSSSKQWHCNFKLRFRSKVVYTICDQKFGESSYVYKLQQRRGNKRHRDGTH from the coding sequence ATGGCAGATACTTCCTGGACTGAAGGAGTCTCCAACGAGACAGTTGCCAAGGCCAGTTCAGAGTTCAGCTTGGAGGCAGACTTCCAGTATTCCTTGTTTACTGTCATCTACAGCATTGTCTTCGTGCTGGGACTGATAGAGAATGTCTTAGCTCTGTACCTCCTGTCCTGCAAAGTAAAGCACACTTCTCATTCCTATGTATACATGATTAATCTAGCTCTGGTAGACaccttgtttgtttgtgtgttgccttttaaaattcattaccACCTGAATCAGAACAATTGGATCTTTGGTGACGTGGCTTGTAGGATAACTGGGACTTTGTACTATATCAACATCTATCTAAGCATTGCCTTTTTCACCTGCATTTGTGTTGATCGCTACATTGCAGTGTTGCACCCCTTCACGTACATCCAGATCAAAGTCCTCCATTACGTGATGGTGGTCACAGTCCTTTGGGTCGTCGCTCTAAGTGTCATGGTTCCACTTATCCTTGGCGGGCCCCTCCACAACAGCGGTGTGAGGAACACGACAGCATGTTTTGAGAACTTTGCTACGAGTAGCTGGACTTACCGCATGGCACCCTACAACATCCTGGCcttagtttttggttttgtgatcCCATTTTCCATCATTCTGATCAGCTACCCTCTCATTGCTAAGAGGATCTCCCAGATCAAACACAGCATTCGCAAGAGGAAGGCCCTGCGCACTATCTACATCATCTTGGTCATTTGTACTTTGTGCTTTCTCCCGTATCATCTCACTCACTTGCTCCACTTCTTAATGAGAATCCAGGTCATCCAGAATGAGTCATTTACCAACTTGATCTACAAAATGCGAAGGGTCACCTTAGCGCTCGTGAGTTTCAACTGTTGCCTTAACCCGCTCTTGTACTACTTCACCTCTTCCAGCAAGCAATGGCACTGCAACTTCAAGCTCAGATTCAGGTCTAAAGTGGTGTACACAATCTGTGACCAGAAGTTCGGGGAGTCTTCCTATGTTTATAAACTACAACAGAGACGTGGAAATAAAAGACACAGAGATGGAACCCACTGA